A genomic region of Maledivibacter sp. contains the following coding sequences:
- a CDS encoding HAD hydrolase-like protein: protein MYTRRYTGKINLAVLDTAGTFCDGPQDLRHRWPEDDLRGCKAPVVPFYEAFKKFDITLSWESIRKPMGNYKPTHLRMLLALPECQEQWEAKYGRKPNEQDFEDLLAEFKPLMTKYIVDEDLAKPISGALECITKLREAEIYVGCDTGYYDGDSKMLNKYLEDNYGMKFDVATNSEIVEGRPSPFMVYDCMSKLNVWPIESVVKIDDTAGGMLCGNNAGCWTIGLYATGSNNYDNLALAKPDFLVPSVEYVPDIIFYEIEPRLRKGERPGQGIIESI from the coding sequence ATGTATACGAGAAGATATACAGGGAAAATAAATTTAGCGGTTCTAGATACTGCCGGGACTTTTTGTGATGGACCTCAGGATTTAAGACATCGTTGGCCAGAGGATGATTTAAGAGGTTGTAAGGCGCCTGTAGTACCTTTTTATGAAGCCTTTAAAAAATTTGACATAACTTTAAGCTGGGAATCAATTAGGAAACCCATGGGAAATTATAAACCTACACATTTACGTATGCTTCTTGCATTACCAGAGTGCCAAGAACAATGGGAAGCTAAATATGGACGGAAACCCAATGAGCAGGATTTTGAAGACTTGCTAGCGGAATTTAAACCATTAATGACTAAATATATAGTAGATGAGGATTTAGCTAAGCCAATTTCTGGAGCCCTTGAGTGTATTACAAAATTAAGAGAAGCAGAAATTTATGTTGGCTGTGATACCGGATATTATGATGGAGATTCAAAAATGCTGAACAAGTATCTTGAAGATAATTATGGTATGAAGTTTGATGTTGCAACCAACTCTGAAATAGTTGAGGGAAGACCAAGCCCATTTATGGTATATGATTGTATGTCAAAATTAAATGTATGGCCTATCGAATCAGTAGTTAAGATAGATGATACTGCCGGCGGTATGCTTTGCGGTAATAATGCGGGGTGTTGGACCATAGGTCTTTATGCCACTGGAAGTAATAATTATGATAATCTAGCTTTGGCAAAACCAGATTTCCTAGTGCCTTCCGTGGAATACGTTCCTGATATTATCTTCTATGAGATTGAGCCAAGACTAAGAAAAGGTGAAAGACCAGGGCAAGGTATTATAGAGTCTATTTAA
- a CDS encoding purine-nucleoside phosphorylase: MDLQMKIKHGAEFILSKINIEPEIGLILGSGLGAIGDQIEDATYFPYNEIPHFPVSTVEGHAGRLVVGTLEGKKVVAMQGRFHYYEGYPMKEVTFPVRVMKLLGVKRLIVTNAAGAVNTSYSPGDLMLIKDHLNLAFDNPLIGRNLSEFGTRFPDMSNAYNPVLRAKVKKIAKSLNIHLQEGVYACMTGPTYETPAEVRMVRTLGADAVGMSTVPEVIVAIHSGIDVIGISCMTNMAAGILDQPLDHSEVMETSARAREKFITLMKNIIKHA, translated from the coding sequence ATGGATTTACAAATGAAAATTAAACATGGGGCAGAGTTTATTTTAAGCAAAATTAATATAGAGCCAGAGATTGGTTTGATATTAGGATCAGGACTTGGCGCTATTGGGGATCAAATAGAAGATGCTACGTATTTTCCTTATAATGAGATTCCACATTTTCCTGTATCTACGGTTGAAGGCCATGCGGGAAGATTAGTTGTAGGGACCTTAGAGGGTAAAAAAGTAGTAGCAATGCAGGGACGATTTCATTATTATGAAGGATATCCCATGAAGGAGGTTACTTTTCCAGTAAGGGTAATGAAGCTATTGGGTGTAAAGAGATTAATTGTTACAAATGCTGCTGGAGCTGTAAATACTTCATATAGTCCTGGAGATTTAATGCTTATTAAAGATCATTTAAACTTAGCCTTTGATAATCCATTGATAGGGAGAAACTTAAGTGAATTTGGGACACGTTTCCCGGATATGTCTAATGCATATAATCCAGTACTTAGGGCAAAGGTAAAGAAAATTGCTAAATCTCTTAATATTCATCTTCAGGAAGGGGTTTATGCATGTATGACAGGGCCAACATACGAAACTCCAGCAGAGGTTAGGATGGTCAGAACACTTGGGGCAGATGCAGTTGGGATGTCTACTGTTCCAGAAGTTATTGTGGCAATTCATAGTGGAATAGATGTAATTGGTATTTCTTGTATGACCAATATGGCGGCAGGTATTCTAGATCAACCATTAGATCACAGTGAGGTCATGGAAACCTCTGCAAGGGCAAGAGAGAAATTTATAACTCTTATGAAGAATATAATCAAACATGCATAA
- a CDS encoding MFS transporter, with protein sequence MNNIDTIQKFDQKFKKYSWMTLLGFALTYAFVYNGRFNLEIALPLMKNDLGLSKIEIGIIASTIYWGYACGNFINGRLGEILGPKKFIMAGIILTILTNWIVSLSNSSTMIAILWCINGYFQSMIWAPGMSLLSRWWPSNKRGFAAGFAHSFSGLAHIVLWASVIVTFKIVHQREWRELFRIPVSFLLIISMFYWIMVNESPKDVGLMDYEEIDQNISEKEKLYRRLNNEKGKLFPYKCLFSQWRFCIWCIISALASICRYGLLTWIPLYFAEQMDIQIRTGIFDSLMLPLGMAMGTFIVPWSTDRLFGKNRSPAVIIFGALSALMVFIFPSMKTATTVTIALFWSGFFLYGINGVLWPYSIDVGTRVFAGTAAGILDWAAYMGAAVQAMVFGFILQITNKWEYVFVSIAILCIVMVVLAIIVDEQRPTSII encoded by the coding sequence ATGAACAATATTGATACTATACAGAAGTTTGATCAAAAATTTAAAAAATATTCATGGATGACTTTATTGGGATTTGCACTGACCTATGCCTTTGTTTACAATGGCAGATTTAATTTAGAAATAGCATTGCCATTAATGAAAAATGATCTAGGACTTTCTAAAATAGAAATAGGCATAATTGCTTCTACAATATATTGGGGCTATGCCTGTGGTAATTTTATCAATGGAAGGTTGGGAGAAATATTAGGGCCTAAAAAATTTATAATGGCAGGTATAATATTAACTATACTAACAAATTGGATAGTTAGTTTATCTAATTCTTCCACTATGATTGCTATTTTATGGTGTATAAACGGTTATTTTCAGTCAATGATATGGGCACCGGGTATGAGCCTATTATCTAGATGGTGGCCTAGCAATAAAAGAGGTTTTGCAGCAGGCTTTGCCCATAGTTTTTCTGGATTAGCCCATATAGTTCTATGGGCTAGTGTGATTGTTACTTTTAAGATAGTTCATCAAAGGGAATGGAGAGAATTATTTAGAATTCCGGTATCATTTTTATTAATAATATCAATGTTTTATTGGATAATGGTAAATGAAAGTCCTAAGGATGTAGGACTTATGGATTATGAAGAGATAGATCAAAATATAAGTGAAAAAGAAAAGCTTTATAGAAGATTGAATAATGAAAAGGGAAAACTATTTCCATATAAATGCCTATTTAGTCAGTGGAGATTTTGTATATGGTGTATAATATCTGCTTTAGCTAGTATTTGTCGGTACGGATTATTGACTTGGATTCCATTATATTTCGCCGAACAAATGGATATACAAATTAGAACTGGCATATTTGATTCATTGATGCTTCCACTTGGAATGGCCATGGGGACTTTTATAGTTCCATGGTCTACTGACCGATTATTTGGAAAGAATCGATCCCCCGCGGTAATAATTTTTGGAGCTTTGAGTGCATTAATGGTTTTTATATTTCCTAGTATGAAGACTGCTACAACAGTAACCATTGCATTATTCTGGTCTGGTTTTTTTCTATATGGAATTAATGGAGTTCTCTGGCCATATTCTATTGATGTCGGAACCAGGGTGTTTGCCGGTACAGCCGCAGGAATACTCGATTGGGCGGCCTATATGGGTGCTGCTGTTCAAGCAATGGTTTTTGGGTTTATACTTCAAATAACTAATAAATGGGAGTATGTTTTCGTATCGATCGCAATATTGTGCATAGTTATGGTGGTTTTAGCCATCATAGTGGATGAACAAAGGCCTACATCCATCATATAG
- a CDS encoding DUF1427 family protein, translated as MKVEIVALVVGIVTGAIFSLSKLPLPAPPTLAGIAGIVGIFVGSKLVEYARNFF; from the coding sequence ATGAAAGTAGAAATAGTAGCTTTGGTTGTAGGTATTGTTACGGGAGCAATATTCTCATTGAGCAAGCTTCCCCTTCCTGCACCTCCAACTCTGGCGGGTATAGCGGGAATAGTTGGGATATTTGTGGGATCAAAGCTTGTGGAATACGCTAGAAATTTTTTCTAA
- a CDS encoding ATP-binding protein, with amino-acid sequence MFLITHSIIAMSSITFVLGLIYFYLFLQNHNRYMGFWGVSWIMYSLSFIFDLLKFAGQDFSIFIIEKQTFYLIISILFLFGSYNFWNKSIPKFWIYFSVISFSTIISATLTENFFLPLMLHSSIFLCFISVWNGLLFLTHSLDDKTSEKYLTGFIFIIWGIYQGYYPFIHPNFWLAPWSYLCGVVLINILSILILLLHFKKNKNEILKREKRFRLLAENAHDLIYLYYLNPTPRFEYVSPAITKIMNLTPENLYSDPMIFFDTIHPEDKLMLQEIFTQPLTESVEPICLRWICKAGQIMYGELHHTIIYEQWGNVKGVEGILRDVTERKQVEENLLKIQKSRHELITNISHELRTPITLIQGYVEAMVDNLITDPKDLAKYLNIIHTKVLSLNRLINDLFQLTQLEAREIDFQFFEISIKNLIQRIYYKFELDVKNAGLELLLNVPNDDCIVTVDFDRIEQVFANLIYNSIKHTCMGGKISIEYIVQYNISNPIPSGNENTENINTDYQIDNCLYEIPLNNVIIMIKDNGSGIPEDDLPHIFTRFYRGEKSNVYKIKGRGLGLSITKEIVESHGGSIWVDSKINQGTTFYFSLPFC; translated from the coding sequence ATGTTTTTGATTACTCACTCGATAATAGCCATGAGTAGTATTACCTTTGTGCTAGGCTTAATATATTTTTATTTATTCCTACAGAATCACAACCGCTATATGGGTTTCTGGGGAGTCAGTTGGATAATGTATTCTCTAAGCTTTATATTCGATCTATTAAAGTTTGCCGGACAAGACTTTTCAATTTTTATTATTGAAAAACAAACATTCTACCTTATTATTAGTATCCTATTTCTTTTTGGCTCCTATAATTTTTGGAATAAAAGTATACCTAAATTCTGGATATATTTCTCTGTAATAAGTTTTTCAACCATAATCAGTGCTACTTTAACTGAAAATTTTTTTCTACCTTTAATGCTACATTCCTCAATCTTTTTATGCTTCATATCTGTATGGAATGGGCTACTATTTTTAACCCACTCCTTAGATGATAAAACAAGTGAAAAATATCTTACTGGATTTATTTTTATCATTTGGGGTATTTATCAAGGCTATTATCCTTTTATACATCCTAACTTTTGGTTAGCCCCTTGGAGCTATCTATGCGGTGTTGTTCTTATAAATATACTTAGCATCCTAATATTGCTACTTCATTTTAAGAAAAACAAAAATGAAATATTAAAACGTGAAAAGCGGTTTCGTCTTCTAGCAGAAAACGCCCATGATCTTATTTACCTTTACTATCTTAATCCAACCCCTAGATTTGAATACGTTAGTCCAGCAATAACAAAAATAATGAATCTTACACCTGAAAATTTATATAGTGATCCAATGATTTTCTTTGACACTATACACCCTGAAGATAAATTAATGTTGCAAGAAATTTTTACACAACCCCTCACTGAATCTGTTGAACCCATATGCCTAAGATGGATATGTAAAGCTGGCCAAATTATGTATGGTGAATTACATCACACAATCATTTATGAGCAATGGGGCAATGTAAAAGGAGTAGAAGGCATTTTGCGTGATGTTACAGAACGTAAGCAGGTGGAAGAAAACCTATTAAAAATTCAAAAATCTCGTCATGAATTGATAACTAATATATCCCATGAGTTGCGAACTCCTATAACCCTTATTCAGGGCTATGTTGAAGCAATGGTTGATAATCTTATAACAGATCCAAAGGATTTGGCAAAATATTTAAATATAATTCATACTAAGGTATTATCTTTAAATCGTTTAATCAACGACTTATTTCAACTTACACAGCTAGAAGCTAGGGAAATAGACTTTCAGTTTTTTGAAATCTCTATAAAAAATTTAATTCAAAGGATATACTATAAATTTGAATTAGATGTGAAAAATGCTGGATTGGAGTTATTACTTAATGTTCCTAACGATGATTGCATAGTCACAGTTGATTTTGATAGAATAGAACAAGTATTTGCAAACCTAATTTATAATTCCATTAAACATACTTGTATGGGAGGAAAAATATCTATAGAATACATAGTTCAATATAATATAAGTAATCCTATTCCCTCTGGAAATGAAAATACAGAAAATATCAATACAGATTATCAAATTGACAATTGCTTGTATGAAATCCCTTTGAACAATGTTATCATAATGATTAAGGACAATGGTTCAGGCATCCCAGAAGATGATCTTCCCCATATATTTACACGATTTTATCGAGGTGAAAAATCTAATGTTTATAAAATTAAAGGTCGTGGTCTGGGATTATCCATCACTAAAGAAATTGTTGAATCCCACGGGGGCAGCATATGGGTAGATAGCAAAATAAACCAAGGCACTACTTTTTATTTTTCTTTACCATTTTGCTAA
- a CDS encoding 2-aminoethylphosphonate--pyruvate transaminase codes for MYKVKRNVLLNPGPATTTDTVKFAQVIPDICPREKEFAQIMLDMRKELVKIVHGDLQKYTSVLFCGSGTINIDACVNSLLPPNKKMLVINNGSYSARAAEVCEYYNLPHINLKFSLTELPDLEKIEKVLKEDGDIAVVYACHHETGTGLLNPIREIGKLAHDYGSIFMVDTTSTYAMIPIDIEKDNIDFLMASAQKGLMSMTGLSYVVGNRELIERSKEYPTRSYYTNLYMQYDFFERKGQMHFTPPVQTVYATKQAIKEYWEEGEAAKWARHQRIWEAQHEGLTKLGFKDLIERDKQSRLVISVKYPDDPNWSFEGVHDYCFERGFTIYPGKVTDTATFRLCSLGAIDVPDIEQFFVVLEQALIAIDVKVPIEYNSKETD; via the coding sequence ATGTATAAAGTGAAAAGGAATGTTTTATTAAATCCAGGGCCTGCAACAACCACTGATACAGTAAAATTTGCTCAAGTAATACCGGATATTTGTCCTAGAGAAAAAGAGTTCGCACAAATTATGTTGGATATGAGAAAAGAGCTAGTAAAAATTGTTCATGGGGATCTCCAAAAGTATACGTCGGTTTTATTTTGTGGTTCAGGCACAATAAATATTGATGCTTGTGTTAACTCCTTATTGCCACCTAATAAAAAGATGTTAGTAATAAACAATGGATCATATAGTGCAAGGGCGGCTGAGGTATGTGAGTATTATAATTTACCCCATATAAATCTTAAGTTCTCCCTAACCGAACTGCCAGACTTAGAAAAAATTGAAAAGGTTTTAAAGGAAGATGGGGACATAGCAGTGGTATATGCTTGTCATCATGAAACAGGTACAGGATTATTAAATCCCATAAGAGAAATAGGAAAACTAGCCCATGATTATGGAAGTATATTTATGGTTGATACCACTTCAACATATGCTATGATTCCAATCGATATTGAAAAGGATAATATTGACTTTCTAATGGCTTCTGCACAAAAAGGATTAATGTCAATGACAGGGCTATCCTATGTAGTTGGAAACAGAGAACTTATAGAAAGGTCTAAGGAATATCCTACCCGTTCATATTATACAAATCTATATATGCAGTATGATTTCTTTGAAAGAAAAGGACAAATGCATTTCACACCACCGGTACAAACCGTTTATGCAACAAAGCAAGCCATAAAAGAGTATTGGGAAGAAGGAGAAGCTGCAAAATGGGCTAGACATCAAAGAATTTGGGAAGCACAGCATGAGGGTTTAACAAAACTAGGCTTTAAGGATCTAATTGAGCGTGACAAACAGTCTAGGTTAGTCATCTCAGTTAAGTATCCCGATGACCCTAATTGGAGCTTTGAAGGGGTTCATGATTATTGCTTTGAAAGAGGATTTACGATTTATCCTGGTAAGGTTACCGATACAGCCACCTTTAGATTATGCAGCCTAGGGGCAATAGATGTACCTGATATTGAACAATTCTTTGTTGTATTAGAGCAAGCGTTAATAGCTATAGATGTAAAGGTACCAATAGAGTACAATTCTAAGGAAACAGATTGA
- a CDS encoding response regulator transcription factor: protein MDTTKILVVEDEEEIKNLISMYLVEEGFHVIWASNGKQACELTIKENPDLILLDILLPGQDGIEVCSQLRRHTNAPIIFVTCKKEDIDMILGLSIGGDDYITKPFSPRVLVARVKAHLRRGHIQTEKLTTQKILHYPGLYIDISSRSVFVNDIQITLTAKEFDILVLLAKNPNRVFYTSQIFEKIWKTYVLDRDFKTVMVHMSNLRKKIEPQPSNPKYILTVRGIGYKFNGFAERLSS, encoded by the coding sequence ATAGATACAACAAAAATTCTTGTGGTAGAAGATGAAGAAGAAATAAAAAATCTGATCAGTATGTATCTGGTTGAAGAAGGATTTCATGTGATATGGGCTTCAAATGGTAAACAAGCCTGTGAGCTTACCATCAAAGAAAATCCTGATCTGATTTTACTGGACATTCTACTACCAGGTCAGGACGGTATTGAGGTATGCTCTCAGTTACGTAGACATACAAACGCTCCTATCATATTTGTTACATGTAAGAAGGAAGATATAGATATGATTCTTGGTCTTAGCATTGGAGGAGATGATTACATAACTAAACCCTTTAGCCCGAGAGTATTGGTGGCACGAGTAAAAGCCCATCTTCGTAGGGGTCATATACAGACAGAAAAGTTAACTACCCAAAAAATTTTACATTATCCAGGACTTTATATAGATATTTCAAGTCGTTCAGTTTTTGTAAATGATATTCAAATTACTCTAACAGCTAAGGAATTCGATATATTAGTACTTTTGGCTAAAAATCCAAATAGAGTATTCTATACCAGCCAAATATTTGAAAAAATATGGAAAACCTATGTATTAGATAGAGATTTTAAAACGGTTATGGTACATATGAGCAATCTACGAAAAAAAATAGAACCGCAGCCTTCTAATCCTAAATATATACTTACTGTTAGAGGAATAGGATACAAATTTAATGGTTTTGCTGAAAGACTATCCAGTTAA
- a CDS encoding M20 family metallopeptidase: MKKNSIEGQIDLIENELLDLCEKIHDNPEICFNEYKASNWIIELLKKHGFEVSEGIGGLDTAFKARFKGEKKGPKVAFLAEYDALPEIGHGCGHNIIATCSVGAAIGLSKIMGELDGEVLLIGTPAEEGGGGKIILLENNEFDDVDYALMIHPTSSRSIIGRGGLAAVRVTIEFKGKAAHSSSPEKGINALNAVIQVFNGIDAIRATFDMKSNINGIITKGGEAANIIPEYARCDFSVRAKTLSELKSLVEKIKQVVHSAEVLTGAKASMDIGRMYAERYPNMVMAEAFKSNMGLLGEKMGYPDPEQKVGSSDIGNVTLKIPAIHSYLAIAHDGVNAHSIEFTRYSISARAKEVAIKGAKGLAMTGYDILTNEGLRQSINKEFEEKVPKIY; the protein is encoded by the coding sequence ATGAAAAAAAATAGCATAGAAGGTCAAATAGACCTAATAGAAAATGAGTTATTAGACTTGTGTGAAAAAATCCATGACAATCCAGAGATATGTTTTAATGAGTACAAGGCTTCAAACTGGATAATTGAATTATTAAAAAAGCATGGATTTGAAGTAAGTGAAGGGATTGGGGGATTAGATACGGCATTTAAAGCCAGATTTAAGGGCGAAAAAAAAGGGCCCAAAGTGGCATTTCTTGCTGAATACGATGCTTTACCCGAAATAGGACATGGCTGTGGACACAATATAATTGCCACTTGTTCGGTAGGTGCTGCAATTGGCTTAAGTAAGATTATGGGGGAATTGGATGGAGAGGTGCTGCTAATTGGAACCCCTGCTGAAGAAGGAGGCGGTGGTAAGATAATTCTGCTAGAAAACAATGAATTTGATGACGTTGATTATGCTTTAATGATACATCCCACTTCATCGAGGTCAATAATAGGTAGAGGGGGTTTAGCCGCTGTTAGAGTAACAATAGAGTTTAAAGGAAAAGCCGCCCACTCTTCGTCACCAGAAAAGGGAATAAATGCATTAAATGCGGTTATCCAAGTATTTAATGGTATCGATGCCATAAGGGCTACCTTTGACATGAAATCAAATATAAATGGTATAATTACAAAGGGTGGAGAAGCAGCAAACATCATACCAGAATATGCCCGTTGTGATTTCAGTGTGAGGGCTAAGACATTATCAGAGCTTAAGAGTTTAGTTGAAAAAATTAAACAGGTGGTACATTCAGCTGAGGTGCTTACAGGGGCAAAGGCTTCTATGGATATAGGTAGAATGTATGCTGAAAGATATCCAAATATGGTTATGGCGGAAGCATTTAAGAGTAATATGGGACTTCTAGGTGAGAAAATGGGTTACCCCGATCCCGAACAAAAGGTGGGATCATCGGACATAGGCAATGTTACCTTAAAAATTCCTGCTATTCATTCATACTTAGCAATAGCCCATGATGGTGTTAATGCACATTCAATCGAGTTTACAAGATATTCAATTTCAGCCAGAGCAAAGGAAGTAGCAATAAAAGGGGCTAAAGGGCTAGCTATGACTGGATATGATATATTGACGAATGAAGGACTAAGACAAAGCATAAACAAAGAATTTGAAGAAAAGGTTCCAAAGATATATTAG
- a CDS encoding 6-phosphofructokinase, translating to MKNCIVAQSGGPTSVINSSVVGVVRGNREAKCYDKVYGGINGIEGILNNKIIDLTELDDRDLETLKYTPAAGLGSCRYKMKDFTINEEEYLKLFEILDQLDIQSFFYIGGNDSMDTVNKLSLYAKEKGIDKQIIGIPKTIDNDLFSTDHTPGYGSAAKFIATTALETYLDASVYTNNGIFIMETMGRDTGWLAASGALAKLNGESVVDFIYLPEVPFSNEKFLQDVEKRFNENNKVFIVASEGLKDERGSYIFDTKSSNKHDTFSHVQLGGVGSYLKGLLINKGITNRVKVLELGVAQRCAMHCISETDVEEAYEVGKAALKYSIEGDSGFMVGIERVQNKPYQMKTCKVEASKVANNIKYFPAEWINDEKNNITREGIEYITPLVMGSPKPILDNGLPKYIKLY from the coding sequence ATGAAAAATTGTATAGTCGCTCAGTCTGGAGGGCCTACTTCAGTGATAAATAGTAGCGTGGTTGGTGTTGTAAGAGGAAACAGAGAAGCTAAGTGCTATGATAAAGTATATGGAGGTATAAATGGTATTGAAGGCATACTGAACAATAAAATTATTGATTTAACAGAGCTTGATGATAGGGATCTAGAAACCTTGAAATATACTCCAGCAGCAGGACTTGGCTCCTGTAGATACAAAATGAAGGATTTTACTATAAATGAAGAAGAATATCTAAAGTTGTTTGAAATATTAGATCAGCTGGATATTCAGAGCTTCTTTTATATTGGCGGTAATGATTCAATGGATACAGTAAACAAGCTTAGCTTGTATGCCAAAGAAAAGGGAATTGATAAACAAATAATTGGAATTCCTAAAACAATAGATAATGATTTATTTAGCACTGACCATACACCCGGCTACGGCAGTGCCGCAAAATTTATAGCCACAACGGCACTGGAAACCTATTTGGATGCAAGTGTTTATACTAACAATGGTATATTTATTATGGAGACAATGGGAAGAGATACCGGTTGGTTAGCGGCAAGTGGGGCTCTTGCTAAATTGAATGGAGAATCCGTTGTGGATTTCATATATTTACCGGAAGTACCATTCTCCAATGAAAAGTTTTTACAGGATGTTGAGAAAAGATTTAATGAAAATAATAAAGTTTTCATTGTGGCATCGGAAGGATTAAAGGATGAAAGGGGAAGCTATATTTTTGATACTAAGTCTTCAAATAAACATGATACTTTTTCCCATGTTCAGTTAGGGGGCGTGGGTAGTTATTTAAAAGGTCTATTAATTAATAAAGGTATTACCAATAGAGTTAAGGTATTAGAACTAGGAGTTGCTCAAAGATGTGCTATGCATTGTATATCTGAAACCGATGTTGAAGAAGCATATGAGGTTGGTAAAGCAGCCTTGAAATATTCCATTGAAGGAGATAGTGGATTTATGGTCGGAATTGAAAGGGTTCAAAATAAACCTTATCAAATGAAGACATGTAAAGTTGAAGCATCAAAAGTGGCTAATAATATTAAGTATTTTCCTGCTGAATGGATTAATGATGAAAAGAATAATATAACAAGGGAAGGAATCGAGTATATAACTCCTTTAGTAATGGGTTCGCCAAAGCCTATACTAGATAATGGACTTCCTAAATACATAAAGCTGTATTAA
- a CDS encoding MFS transporter — protein MAKNSLGYTEKDAKKFKKYSWLALLGFSILYAFLYNGRLNMGLALPMMMEEMGWTKTQVGLLSSVLFWTYGFGHLINGRLGEVFGPKKIILTGLLLSAGANVIISFQSSLVLIGILWGLNGYFQSMLWSPGISLITKWWPSHKRGFATGFANGFSGVAQIIVWFSVLQAVSAFPDLGWRGAFRIPIVPMVAMGIVYWIMVRARPSEVGLKEYEEDEETKEQEAELQKIVVEKGKLYPFIHLFSQWRFVIWCCIIAISSIARYGLLTWIPTYYVQVLNMNVKSGILKSVLLPVGMALGTFIVPWASDKFGKKGRLPAVVICAVVSSVSVFLFPSFKTIQSASIGLFIAGFFVYAINGVVWAYSTDVGGRVFAGTAAGVLDWSAYMGAALQAIIFGRILDKTGNWNILFTSIAVICVLMMVLALIANKTTDKAKA, from the coding sequence ATGGCAAAAAATTCTCTAGGATATACGGAAAAGGATGCAAAGAAATTTAAAAAGTATTCGTGGCTAGCGCTGTTAGGTTTTTCCATTTTGTATGCATTTTTATATAACGGTAGATTGAATATGGGATTGGCACTGCCAATGATGATGGAAGAAATGGGATGGACTAAGACACAAGTTGGACTTCTTTCATCGGTGCTTTTTTGGACTTATGGCTTTGGACATTTGATAAATGGACGTCTTGGAGAGGTTTTTGGACCAAAGAAAATTATTCTTACAGGATTACTTTTATCTGCAGGGGCTAATGTCATTATAAGCTTTCAATCCTCTCTTGTGCTTATTGGTATATTATGGGGATTAAATGGTTATTTTCAATCCATGCTTTGGTCTCCTGGTATAAGTTTAATAACTAAGTGGTGGCCTAGTCATAAAAGGGGATTTGCAACTGGCTTTGCTAATGGATTCTCTGGAGTTGCACAAATTATTGTTTGGTTTAGTGTTTTACAAGCAGTTTCAGCATTTCCAGATTTAGGTTGGCGAGGAGCATTTAGAATTCCAATAGTTCCAATGGTGGCCATGGGTATAGTATATTGGATTATGGTTAGGGCAAGACCAAGTGAAGTGGGGTTAAAGGAATATGAAGAGGATGAAGAGACAAAAGAACAAGAAGCCGAGCTTCAAAAAATTGTAGTAGAGAAGGGTAAGCTATATCCCTTTATTCATTTGTTTAGCCAATGGAGATTTGTTATTTGGTGTTGTATCATAGCCATATCAAGTATTGCCCGTTATGGATTATTGACATGGATACCGACCTATTATGTACAAGTTTTAAATATGAATGTAAAATCTGGGATTTTAAAATCAGTATTATTACCTGTGGGGATGGCACTAGGAACATTCATAGTACCATGGGCTTCAGATAAATTTGGTAAAAAGGGTCGCTTGCCGGCGGTTGTTATTTGTGCAGTAGTTTCTTCTGTATCGGTTTTCTTATTCCCTAGTTTTAAAACAATCCAGAGTGCATCCATTGGATTATTTATTGCAGGATTCTTTGTTTATGCTATCAATGGTGTGGTTTGGGCATATTCAACGGATGTAGGAGGTCGAGTTTTTGCAGGTACCGCAGCCGGTGTGTTAGACTGGTCAGCATATATGGGAGCTGCACTACAAGCTATAATCTTTGGTAGGATATTAGATAAAACGGGTAATTGGAACATTCTATTTACTTCTATTGCCGTAATATGTGTTTTGATGATGGTCTTGGCATTAATAGCCAATAAAACGACGGATAAAGCTAAAGCATGA